From Zingiber officinale cultivar Zhangliang chromosome 5B, Zo_v1.1, whole genome shotgun sequence, the proteins below share one genomic window:
- the LOC121984670 gene encoding GATA transcription factor 4-like — translation MPPLLILLLLLLLPSCLLLHYLYGKVDPPLQLTHISPSLSKFSSVVMAKEWEMMDFTMGVGMASAPPAAPFTAAAAASPAATYLYGSIPPIVDELLDLSPQQHEDCFPSMEGVAPGGATPYFSEFKPLQGPKSSSSSFDLYIPQCEEAAELEWLSKFVDDSFSDVPYCNSGLGAVIAPATKREATTPSRADHSTSVSAVWSSLVAPVTMQNASPPSPSSSSSSEFAEKAGGAESAGKGGKGKKGGGGVNVRRCTHCASEKTPQWRTGPLGPKTLCNACGVRFKSGRLVPEYRPAASPTFVLTQHSNSHRKVMELRRQKEMLVVGGLRQEGDAASAAAISELLLGDYGVC, via the exons ATGCCgccattattaatattattattgttgctgCTGCTCCCATCATGTCTCCTTCTCCATTATTTGTATGGCAAAGTTGATCCTCCTCTCCAATTGACCCatatctctccctctctctcgaaGTTCAGTTCCGTGGTCATGGCTAAGGAATGGGAGATGATGGATTTCACAATGGGGGTGGGGATGGCGTCTGCTCCGCCTGCTGCACCGTTTacagctgctgctgctgcttcgCCGGCGGCGACGTACCTCTACGGCTCAATTCCTCCCATCGTCGATGAGCTCCTTGACTTGTCGCCGCAGCAGCACGAGGATTGTTTTCCCTCGATGGAGGGTGTTGCACCGGGAGGAGCGACGCCGTACTTCTCTGAGTTCAAACCTCTGCAGGGGCCTAAGTCTTCCTCTTCGTCCTTTGATCTTTACATTCCG CAATGCGAGGAGGCGGCGGAGCTGGAATGGCTGTCGAAGTTTGTGGATGACTCCTTCTCCGACGTGCCTTACTGTAATTCTGGCCTGGGGGCAGTCATCGCGCCAGCCACTAAGCGGGAGGCGACGACGCCGAGTAGGGCGGACCACTCGACCTCTGTTTCGGCCGTGTGGTCGTCGTTGGTGGCCCCGGTGACTATGCAGAACGCGTCGCCGCCGTCCCCGTCGTCCTCCTCGTCGTCTGAGTTCGCGGAAAAAGCTGGCGGCGCTGAGAGTGCAGGGAAGGGAGGGAAGGGGAAGAAGGGCGGCGGCGGCGTGAACGTACGTCGCTGCACGCACTGCGCGTCGGAGAAGACGCCGCAGTGGCGGACGGGGCCGCTGGGGCCCAAGACGCTGTGCAACGCGTGTGGGGTACGGTTCAAATCCGGCCGCCTCGTGCCGGAGTACCGCCCGGCGGCCAGCCCCACCTTCGTGCTCACCCAACACTCCAACTCGCACCGCAAGGTCATGGAGCTCCGCCGCCAGAAGGAGATGCTCGTGGTCGGCGGCCTCCGCCAGGAGGGCGATGCCGCCTCCGCCGCGGCCATCTCAGAGCTCCTCCTCGGCGATTACGGGGTCTGCTGA